In the genome of Gemmatimonadota bacterium, one region contains:
- a CDS encoding response regulator, giving the protein MSLEAPLTAAAEAPMVLIANDQEWTARAIESILVANGFRVSRSFTARETLALANVSDPDVVILDQQLPDFSGVEVCRQLRADARFGTALPILITTAGPSGRQQRLSAYEAGAWEFYGQPLDAEALLHKLRVYSASYREVRRLRHNSMIDPASGLYSRAGLARRATELLGEARRNGRTVACVAWSLEGAVDGAHSQQAGDMLREKGRAADAFGRLGNGEFAVVAPGTDAQGAEHLAERFRGVLAAAYQADRDAVRATILTEDISGATPTGDGDALLDRLVHALAA; this is encoded by the coding sequence GTGTCACTTGAAGCTCCCCTGACTGCCGCCGCCGAAGCACCCATGGTCCTGATCGCCAACGACCAGGAGTGGACTGCTCGTGCGATCGAGAGCATCCTGGTGGCCAATGGCTTCCGGGTTTCGCGATCGTTCACGGCGCGGGAGACACTCGCCCTGGCCAACGTTTCCGATCCCGATGTCGTGATCCTCGACCAGCAGCTTCCCGACTTTTCCGGGGTCGAGGTCTGCCGTCAGCTCCGCGCCGACGCCCGATTCGGCACGGCGCTGCCGATCCTGATCACGACCGCCGGCCCGTCGGGTCGCCAGCAGCGCCTGAGCGCATACGAGGCCGGCGCCTGGGAGTTCTACGGCCAGCCCCTCGACGCCGAAGCACTCCTCCACAAGCTCCGAGTCTACTCGGCGTCCTACCGCGAAGTACGACGGTTGCGTCACAACTCGATGATTGATCCGGCATCAGGACTCTACAGCCGCGCCGGGCTGGCGCGTCGCGCGACGGAGCTGCTGGGCGAGGCCCGGCGCAACGGCCGCACCGTGGCCTGCGTGGCCTGGTCGCTCGAGGGCGCCGTCGATGGTGCCCATTCGCAGCAGGCTGGCGATATGCTACGCGAGAAGGGTCGCGCTGCCGACGCCTTCGGCCGGCTTGGCAACGGTGAGTTCGCAGTGGTCGCGCCAGGCACCGATGCACAGGGCGCCGAACATCTCGCCGAACGTTTCCGCGGAGTGCTTGCAGCCGCCTACCAGGCCGATCGCGATGCCGTGCGCGCCACGATCCTCACCGAAGACATTTCCGGCGCGACGCCGACCGGTGACGGCGACGCGCTGCTCGACCGGCTGGTGCATGCATTAGCGGCCTAA
- a CDS encoding HAMP domain-containing sensor histidine kinase, protein MSLDPVSRRRLDEAADGLVEEWRRFAVDAVSQGEVAGAIAIIVARIEDSASGRSLESDEPVSPLARRVVTLLRRYLLEHDADVEPGGLRPLLKHIELVAIALEPRWSEHFQDRMTGPSGLDLIVEVAHDLRSPLTSILFLAETMLRGSSGPLSPLQERQLGLVYSAAFGLNSVASDVIELVRGGDRLVSRDAQPFAVSDVLESVRDIVLPIAEEKGLELRFEGPERDRRIGHPGALNRVLLNLTTNALKFTAEGFVEVKLSDGPSGMLVCSVRDTGRGIPEAAMDSLFEPFRRRQQPGDYAFSGSGLGLSICRKLVEMMGSDLGVSTMQGEGTTFTFNLPLPVAGPHDLIG, encoded by the coding sequence GTGTCGCTCGATCCTGTCTCCCGCCGCCGTCTCGATGAGGCGGCGGATGGGCTTGTCGAGGAATGGCGCCGCTTCGCGGTTGATGCGGTGTCGCAGGGCGAAGTCGCCGGCGCCATCGCCATCATCGTCGCGCGCATCGAGGATTCGGCCAGTGGCCGCTCCCTCGAGAGTGACGAGCCGGTGTCGCCACTCGCCCGACGTGTCGTCACGCTGTTGCGTCGCTATCTCCTCGAGCACGACGCCGACGTCGAGCCGGGCGGGTTGCGGCCACTGCTCAAGCACATCGAGCTCGTCGCCATTGCGCTCGAGCCGCGCTGGTCGGAACACTTCCAGGACCGGATGACCGGCCCGAGCGGGCTCGACCTGATCGTTGAAGTCGCCCACGATCTGCGCTCGCCACTGACCTCGATTCTCTTCCTCGCCGAAACCATGCTGCGGGGCAGCTCCGGCCCGCTCTCCCCGCTGCAGGAGCGCCAGCTCGGGCTGGTCTACTCGGCCGCGTTCGGTCTCAACTCCGTGGCGAGTGATGTCATCGAACTCGTGCGCGGCGGCGACCGTCTGGTGAGTCGCGACGCGCAGCCTTTCGCAGTCTCCGACGTGCTGGAATCGGTTCGCGACATCGTGCTGCCGATCGCGGAAGAGAAGGGCCTCGAGCTGCGCTTCGAAGGGCCGGAGAGGGATCGACGCATTGGTCATCCTGGTGCGCTCAACCGTGTCCTGCTCAATCTCACCACCAACGCGCTCAAGTTCACCGCCGAGGGGTTCGTCGAGGTGAAGCTCTCTGACGGTCCGAGCGGGATGCTGGTCTGCTCGGTGCGTGACACCGGCCGCGGCATTCCGGAGGCCGCGATGGATTCGCTCTTCGAACCGTTCCGCCGCCGCCAGCAGCCAGGTGACTACGCGTTCTCGGGCTCCGGACTGGGGCTGTCCATCTGCCGCAAACTGGTCGAGATGATGGGCTCCGATCTCGGTGTCAGCACGATGCAGGGCGAGGGGACCACCTTCACGTTCAATCTCCCGCTGCCAGTGGCCGGACCGCACGACCTGATCGGCTGA
- a CDS encoding polysaccharide biosynthesis tyrosine autokinase yields the protein MTGASGGPRTSPIVRYLSAVRRFKWLVLLLSLVGFGGGLLVSRLRPESFTVQADILIADEPGNAGAIQAGPAYQSEQWKELFGNYFIVEPVAISRRHYIIGPKRVGAPPLPNGPSGPDAALFNGFNIDADRLTTGLYDFKVSEDGTRWELVNTASSRKIAGVAGDSVGTTFGFKWIPRLERRWFGRTFTFEIVTPREAADDIKDRLNIAMAFRAARFMHITLRGQDGPETAATLNDLMAVFVQKAGEMKKSGLTTQAAILDTQLTGAQARLEGARGNLEKFKVKTITLPKEDLPVAPGLAQTTPGATQAYIEKRSKVELLRRDRRDLADALARAEAGDLAVDLFTAIPTVNASPALSGVIKELEANEAQLRNYRLTMTDSAVPIKQTLPKIAEIRNKLLPAYTRAVLRNLDDNIARLDTEIGNSGRELQGIPQRTIAESRYQLEIDVAANIYKVLTDRYEAARLVEASAQPDVSILTRAVAGSKPTNNRKVVIVGMGILMGLGAGLGLALLFDVTDKRVRYADQITGGLGLTILGVIPEIKRAKGETPSPEEAAQVIEAFRTVRLNLAHTVGDGSLVITISSPSPGDGKSLVSSNLALSFAEAGYNTLLIDGDTRRGELHRTFGVERRPGLLDYLTGEIKFAQLVHKTQHPQLQLITAGSRKRNAPELLGGAAMRELIKSMREKYEVVIVDSPPLGAGIDPFVLSTLTGNLMLVLRAGATERDLAEAKLQIVDQLPIRLIGAVLNDVRATMDGYKYYSYSYGYGAVDEGEDQGKPQLLAGEKEE from the coding sequence ATGACCGGGGCCAGCGGCGGCCCCCGCACCTCGCCCATCGTCCGATATCTCTCGGCTGTCCGGCGCTTCAAGTGGCTCGTCCTCCTGCTGTCGCTGGTCGGTTTTGGCGGCGGCCTGCTCGTTTCGCGGCTCCGGCCGGAGAGCTTCACGGTCCAGGCCGACATCCTGATCGCCGATGAGCCTGGCAATGCCGGCGCGATCCAGGCCGGCCCGGCATATCAGTCGGAGCAGTGGAAGGAACTCTTCGGGAACTACTTCATCGTCGAACCCGTGGCGATCTCCCGTCGGCACTACATCATCGGCCCGAAGCGGGTCGGCGCACCGCCGCTTCCCAACGGACCGAGCGGTCCCGACGCCGCCCTGTTCAATGGCTTCAACATCGATGCCGATCGGCTCACGACCGGCCTCTATGATTTCAAGGTCAGCGAGGACGGCACCCGCTGGGAGCTCGTGAACACCGCGAGCAGCCGCAAGATCGCTGGCGTCGCTGGCGACAGCGTCGGCACGACCTTCGGCTTCAAGTGGATCCCGCGACTCGAGCGCCGCTGGTTCGGCCGGACCTTCACCTTTGAAATCGTGACCCCGCGCGAAGCCGCCGACGACATCAAGGACCGGCTCAACATTGCGATGGCGTTCCGCGCCGCGCGCTTCATGCACATCACGCTGCGGGGTCAGGACGGTCCCGAGACCGCCGCGACGCTCAACGACCTGATGGCGGTCTTCGTGCAGAAGGCCGGCGAGATGAAGAAGAGCGGCCTCACCACCCAGGCGGCGATTCTCGACACCCAGCTCACCGGGGCGCAGGCGCGCCTCGAGGGTGCCCGCGGCAATCTCGAGAAGTTCAAGGTCAAGACCATCACGCTGCCGAAGGAAGACCTGCCGGTGGCTCCGGGGCTGGCCCAGACCACGCCCGGCGCGACCCAGGCCTATATCGAGAAGCGCTCCAAGGTCGAGCTGCTCCGCCGTGATCGCCGTGACCTCGCCGATGCACTTGCGCGCGCTGAAGCCGGCGACCTCGCCGTCGACCTCTTCACCGCGATCCCCACAGTGAATGCCTCGCCGGCACTGAGCGGCGTGATCAAGGAACTCGAGGCGAATGAAGCGCAGCTGCGGAACTACCGCCTCACCATGACCGACAGCGCGGTACCGATCAAGCAGACGCTGCCCAAGATCGCCGAGATCCGCAACAAGCTCCTGCCGGCATACACGCGCGCAGTGCTACGGAACCTCGACGACAACATCGCCCGTCTCGATACCGAAATCGGCAATTCAGGTCGTGAGCTGCAGGGGATTCCGCAGCGCACTATCGCCGAGAGCCGCTACCAGCTCGAGATCGATGTCGCCGCCAACATCTACAAGGTGCTGACCGATCGCTACGAGGCCGCACGCCTCGTCGAAGCGTCGGCGCAGCCCGACGTCTCGATCCTGACCCGCGCGGTCGCCGGCTCGAAGCCGACCAATAACCGCAAGGTCGTGATCGTCGGCATGGGCATCCTGATGGGGCTCGGCGCCGGCCTCGGTCTCGCCCTGCTCTTTGACGTGACCGACAAGCGGGTGCGCTACGCCGACCAGATCACCGGCGGCCTCGGCCTCACCATTCTCGGCGTCATCCCCGAGATCAAGCGCGCCAAGGGCGAAACGCCGTCGCCGGAAGAGGCGGCCCAGGTCATCGAAGCGTTCCGTACCGTGCGACTCAACCTGGCCCACACCGTGGGCGATGGCTCGCTGGTGATCACCATCTCCTCGCCGTCACCGGGTGACGGCAAGTCGCTGGTGTCGTCGAACCTCGCGCTCTCGTTCGCCGAGGCCGGGTACAACACCCTCCTCATCGACGGCGACACCCGTCGTGGAGAGCTGCACCGTACCTTCGGTGTGGAGCGTCGACCCGGCCTGCTCGATTACCTCACCGGCGAAATCAAGTTTGCCCAGCTGGTGCACAAGACGCAGCATCCGCAGCTGCAGCTGATCACCGCCGGTTCGCGCAAGCGCAACGCCCCGGAACTGCTCGGCGGCGCCGCGATGCGCGAGCTGATCAAGTCGATGCGCGAGAAGTATGAAGTGGTCATCGTCGACTCGCCGCCGCTCGGCGCCGGCATCGACCCGTTCGTCCTCAGCACGCTCACGGGCAACCTGATGCTGGTGCTCCGTGCCGGTGCCACCGAGCGCGACCTGGCCGAGGCGAAACTGCAGATCGTCGATCAGCTGCCGATCCGCCTTATCGGCGCGGTGCTCAACGACGTTCGCGCCACGATGGACGGGTACAAGTACTACTCGTACAGCTATGGCTACGGCGCAGTGGACGAAGGCGAAGATCAGGGCAAGCCGCAGCTGCTTGCCGGTGAGAAAGAGGAGTAA
- a CDS encoding sigma-54 dependent transcriptional regulator, which produces MTAVTGVGSGTGSSDTPAGRDVLALPADIKASIRILIVDDERTLRESCASVLRGEGYSVTLAGRGEEALDLVRRRQFDLILVDLFMSQVPGLEILNAALESNRDCLVVVMTGNPSVTSSIEALRMGAWDYLPKPFSATHLQVLIGRASHAILKGREAADLRMQVMRQHSHSDNLALIGISPSFRKAVELARKVAPTDASVFISGESGTGKEVIAQFIHQHSRRSKKAMVPINCAALPEPLLESEVFGHKKGAFTGADRDKPGLLETANGSTLFLDELTEMSLPLQAKLLRVVQDGVVRRVGAETAGDPVDVRFISATNRDPQEAVERGILRGDLFYRLRVVPIVLPPLRSRPEDIAILANHFLGVFWHRHRQMPDRAPKLTEASIEYLRSRPWRGNVRELQNVIEHVAVLVEPDQPIEPGDIPIYDDAESTPVGMPTAQLDGPFHDVKDRVIAQFERDYLTRLIARAVGNMSKAARQANIDRTTLYRLMEKHGLQRDERGE; this is translated from the coding sequence ATGACCGCGGTAACCGGAGTCGGATCAGGAACCGGCTCATCGGATACGCCAGCCGGACGCGATGTTCTCGCGCTTCCCGCCGATATCAAGGCGTCAATCCGGATCCTCATTGTTGATGACGAGCGCACGCTCCGGGAGAGCTGCGCCTCGGTCCTCCGTGGTGAGGGCTATAGCGTGACTCTGGCGGGACGCGGCGAGGAAGCCCTCGACCTGGTCCGCCGGCGTCAGTTCGACCTCATTCTGGTCGACCTCTTCATGTCGCAGGTCCCCGGGCTGGAAATCCTCAACGCCGCGCTGGAATCCAACCGCGATTGCCTCGTCGTCGTGATGACGGGCAATCCGAGCGTTACCTCGAGCATTGAAGCACTGCGGATGGGCGCCTGGGATTATCTCCCCAAGCCGTTCTCCGCCACGCACTTGCAGGTTCTGATCGGCCGGGCGTCGCACGCCATCCTCAAGGGTCGCGAAGCCGCCGACCTCCGGATGCAGGTGATGCGGCAGCACTCGCATTCCGACAACCTGGCCCTCATCGGCATTTCGCCCTCGTTCCGGAAGGCCGTCGAGCTGGCCCGAAAGGTCGCACCTACTGACGCATCGGTCTTCATCAGCGGGGAGAGCGGCACCGGCAAGGAAGTCATTGCGCAGTTCATCCATCAGCACTCGCGCCGTTCCAAGAAGGCGATGGTGCCGATCAACTGCGCCGCCCTCCCCGAGCCGCTGCTCGAATCGGAAGTGTTCGGCCACAAGAAGGGCGCCTTCACCGGGGCAGATCGCGACAAGCCGGGCCTGCTCGAAACCGCCAACGGGAGCACACTCTTCCTCGACGAGCTCACCGAAATGTCCCTTCCGCTCCAGGCGAAGCTGTTGCGCGTGGTGCAGGATGGTGTGGTGCGCCGGGTTGGTGCCGAAACCGCCGGCGATCCGGTCGACGTGCGCTTCATCTCCGCTACCAATCGTGATCCGCAGGAAGCCGTCGAACGCGGCATCCTGCGGGGCGACCTCTTCTATCGCTTGCGGGTCGTGCCGATCGTGTTGCCGCCGCTCCGTTCGCGGCCTGAAGACATCGCGATTCTCGCAAACCATTTCCTCGGCGTGTTCTGGCATCGGCATCGGCAGATGCCCGACCGGGCGCCCAAGCTCACCGAGGCGAGTATCGAGTATCTGCGCTCGCGCCCGTGGCGCGGTAACGTGCGCGAACTCCAGAATGTGATCGAACATGTCGCCGTGCTGGTGGAACCCGATCAGCCGATCGAGCCGGGTGACATTCCGATCTATGATGACGCCGAGTCGACGCCGGTGGGCATGCCGACGGCGCAGCTCGACGGTCCCTTCCACGATGTGAAGGACCGGGTCATCGCACAGTTCGAGCGCGACTATCTCACGCGCCTCATCGCTCGCGCGGTGGGCAACATGTCGAAGGCCGCACGTCAGGCCAACATCGACCGCACCACGCTGTATCGCCTGATGGAGAAGCACGGGCTGCAGCGCGACGAGCGCGGAGAGTAG
- a CDS encoding polysaccharide biosynthesis/export family protein has product MRIRAIAVTMGTLLMAAGTGARTLAAQTTDAAGTVVNAQRSMVTRAELTSALEVIDRQLGSSGYSAALRDAKRAEADAIRSRLAEGDLHVGDLVNIDLVGDVAGLKGTYAVTPIRTISLPGGAEIPVRGVLRSEMQAHITEQLKKYVREPVVKVTTSIRISMFGAIGKPGLYSAPADLLLGDALMTPGGGPANNARFEKSQIKRGDKVVVDGPEFQAAIRQGKTLDQLNLQAGDEIIVAAKPTGGTVLRILGAVGSMGSLIYLGTQIF; this is encoded by the coding sequence GTGAGGATTCGAGCGATCGCAGTCACGATGGGAACTCTGCTGATGGCAGCGGGCACTGGCGCCCGGACGCTTGCTGCGCAGACGACCGATGCCGCGGGGACGGTCGTAAACGCCCAACGGTCGATGGTGACCCGGGCCGAACTCACTTCCGCGCTCGAAGTCATCGACCGGCAGCTCGGCTCGAGCGGCTACAGCGCCGCCCTGCGCGATGCCAAGCGGGCCGAGGCCGATGCAATCCGCTCACGCCTGGCCGAGGGCGACCTCCACGTAGGCGATCTGGTCAACATCGATCTGGTCGGCGACGTGGCAGGCCTCAAGGGGACCTACGCCGTCACTCCGATCCGGACGATCTCCCTTCCTGGTGGTGCAGAAATCCCGGTCCGGGGCGTCCTTCGCTCCGAGATGCAGGCGCACATTACCGAGCAGCTCAAGAAGTACGTCCGTGAACCGGTAGTGAAGGTCACGACCTCGATCCGGATCTCGATGTTCGGCGCGATTGGCAAGCCCGGGCTCTATTCCGCCCCGGCCGATCTCCTGCTCGGCGACGCCCTGATGACGCCCGGCGGCGGACCTGCCAACAACGCCCGGTTCGAAAAGTCGCAGATCAAGCGCGGCGACAAGGTGGTGGTGGATGGCCCGGAGTTCCAGGCCGCCATTCGTCAGGGCAAGACGCTGGACCAGTTGAACCTGCAAGCGGGAGACGAGATCATCGTCGCCGCCAAGCCCACAGGCGGCACAGTGCTCCGGATTCT